Proteins from a genomic interval of Oncorhynchus mykiss isolate Arlee chromosome 21, USDA_OmykA_1.1, whole genome shotgun sequence:
- the LOC118942993 gene encoding protein PELPK1-like: MSLKARLPSLQKARLPTLLPLQKARLPTLLPLQKARLTTLLPLQKARLPTLQKARLPTLPLLQKARLPTLLPLQKARLPTLQKARLPTLPLLQKAHLPTLPLLQKARLPTLLPLQKARIPTLQKARLPTLLPLQKARLPTLLPLQKARLPTLQKARLPTLQKARLPTLPLLQKACLPTLQKARLPTLQKARLPTLPLLQKARLPTLLALQKARLPTLEKARLPTLQKARLPTLLPLQSSQ, translated from the exons ATGTCTCTG AAGGCCCGTCTCCCCTCCCTTCAGAAGGCCCGTCTCCCCACCCTTCTCCCCCTTCAGAAGGCCCGTCTCCCCACCCTTCTCCCCCTTCAGAAGGCCCGTCTCACCACCCTTCTACCCCTTCAGAAGGCCCGTCTCCCCACCCTTCAGAAGGCCCGTCTCCCCACCCTTCCACTCCTTCAGAAGGCCCGTCTTCCCACCCTTCTCCCCCTTCAGAAGGCCCGTCTCCCCACCCTTCAGAAGGCCCGTCTCCCCACCCTTCCACTCCTTCAGAAGGCCCATCTCCCCACCCTTCCACTCCTTCAGAAGGCCCGTCTCCCCACCCTTCTCCCCCTTCAGAAGGCCCGTATCCCCACCCTTCAGAAGGCCCGTCTCCCCACCCTTCTGCCCCTTCAGAAGGCCCGTCTCCCCACCCTTCTACCCCTTCAGAAGGCCCGTCTCCCCACCCTTCAGAAGGCCCGTCTCCCCACCCTTCAGAAGGCCCGTCTCCCCACCCTTCCACTCCTTCAGAAGGCCTGTCTCCCCACCCTTCAGAAGGCCCGTCTCCCCACCCTTCAGAAGGCCCGTCTCCCCACCCTTCCACTCCTTCAGAAGGCCCGTCTCCCCACCCTTCTAGCCCTTCAGAAGGCCCGTCTCCCCACCCTTGAGAAGGCCCGTCTCCCCACCCTTCAGAAGGCCCGTCTCCCCACCCTTCTGCCCCTTCAGAGCAGCCAGTAA